From Zea mays cultivar B73 chromosome 3, Zm-B73-REFERENCE-NAM-5.0, whole genome shotgun sequence:
TGCATTTCTTCACATtctttccaacatgggcaagatgCTCCTTCAACCTATAAATCCCTCCCCTCATCTCCTTGTCACAGAACTTACACTTCACCTTGTCTTTGTTGTTAGCATCAACCAGAACACCATATTCCCATCCAACATCATCTGAATTTCTTTTTAGGAGATTCGCTCTAGCTGCTTCAGTTTCAGAAGGTGCAGCTGCAGTTTCTGATGACATCCTTAATCCTTTCACTTGTACACCGCAGGCTATCATTTCTCTTGTACAAGTAGGAAAGTAGGGAGGCCAAGTTAGCAGGGGAGGAAAGCAGGGGAGGCGGTTAGCAGGGGAGCGGCTGGAGGAGGGGGATGAGCAGGGAGGGGAGCAGCCGTCGGGGGAGGAGAACTCACCGGCGGGGGAGCAGGAAGGGGAGCAGCCGGCGGGGGAGTAGCCGGAGGCCAAGTTCGCGTGTGGAGGAGGGAGGCCGAGCGGGAGCAGCGCATGGATTTTCCCACGCGGGAGCAGGTCGGCCCGGCACGCGCTCCTGCTAAAAATCCTGCGCGCTTCCGCTAAAAAAACGCCGCGCGCTCCCGCCGCCCGCCTACGGCGCCTGCGCGCCGCAAAGTCGCCACGGAGGCGCGGCTGAGCGCCGCCTAGGCGATGCGCCCGCCTAAACAGCGCACAACGCCCTAGGCTACGCGGCAGCCCACCGATTAGCGCCTAGGCGCCGCCTAGCCGAACACAGTTCGTACGCTTGGTGCTCAACACCATCGTTGTCGACCTCTTTTTCTTCATACTTGTAGTGTTAGTCTAATCTACCGTATGTTCGAGTGGCACCATATGTTAGTGTGATTAAAAAGGAAAGAGAAAACAATATGGTCGAGTGAGATACCACTCACACGCACGAAATCACGGGCATGTGACAACCTAAAACAAGGTAAGGTTGCACGTTTAAAAAGCTGTAGTGTATTTCTGATTTATTTATATGGAGATTATTTCTGGTTTATATAAAAGGACACAAGTGGGGACGAAGTAGCAGAAGACTTCCCTTCGTCTGCTTCCCAGAGACCCAGCCATGGCGATCTCCCAGATCTCACGCATATTCCTGGCCATCCTTCTCCTGGCCGCCGCcttcgccgccgccccagctgcgCTTGCGGACGGCGACGACGTGGTGGCCCTTACCGAATCCACGTTCGAGAAGGAGGTCGGaaaggaccgcggcgccctcgtcGAGTTCTACGCCCCCTGGTTTGAGCTCGCTCCCTTTGTTCTCTACCACGCTGGATTGTATTTCGATAGATCGTACGGGAATGCGGGACTAGATCTGTGGACTGTGGTTGGGGTTACTGGTACCGCAGTAGGTCCCGAAATTTGGATATTTGCGGACATGGATGGGGCGGTAGTTCTCGAGCTGATCCAATTGTGGGTAGAAATCGTGTTTTCCTGTATTTTTTTCAATCAGTTGTGGGATCCGCTAGAAATAAGATCGTTATGGATGGATATTTTAATTCACGTAGTGAATTGATCATTTTATAGGCTTGGCAGACTGGTGGCATATATGCACTTGAACTGTCTTAATATTTGGCCGTTTGTCTCCCACGTGTAAAAATGTTGTAGATCACAGATTCATCTTCTAGTGTGTAGGCTTGGGTATACAAAACAAGTGGGATCTCTCGTTTGACCGTGCACTTTTAACCTCTGCAGTTTTATCTTCTGCAATAGTATAATACCCTGGAATTCAGTAACATAGAACTGTACTTGGAATTTATTATTTCTCTGCATCAGCAGGTCAACGTTTCATAAATTCTGGTTTTAATCATCTGCTTGATTTGTTTGTTTAGGTGTGGTCACTGCAAGAAGCTTGCTCCTGAGTATGAAAGACTTGGTGCAAGTTTTAAGAAAGCTAAATCTGTCTTGATTGCTAAGGTATATGTATATCTGTCATACACATGAAGAATTAAATTGGTTCTCTACCTGATGAATCTCTCAGCATTACTTAGATATTATATGTCCTTTTATTCCACTATGTGAGATAAGAAAATTATTGACACATGGCTATGACATTTCTTCTGCACTTTTTGCGGTTTCATAAAATCATTCACTTATCTTAAAATCTGGTTTCTTTTTTTAGGTTGATTGTGATGAGCACAAGAGTTTGTGCAGCAAGTATGGAGTTTCCGGGTATCCAACAATCCAATGGTTCCCGAAAGGATCCTTGGAGCCCAAAAAGTGAGGGAGCGCGTGTTTAAATTTTTCCATATCCTTTGTTTACCAAGTTCTGTGAATTCTGACAGAAATTCCTTTGGCAAATTAGGTATGAAGGACAACGCACTGCAGAAGCCCTTGCTGAATTTCTCAATACTGAAGGAGGTGGGAATTTAACATGTTCTCTGTAATACTGTGAATCTGTTGCTTTACCAAGCAGCTTCACTTTTTTATATTCAATGTGCTTATTGTATATAAGAATGTCACAGACTACATTTCAAGTTTTCACAAAAAAATAACAAAGTTATGCATTATCGCAGTAATCATATTTCTCCATTAATCAATGTCTAAATTCATTGGATTCTGGATTTTTCAGGCACAAATGTAAAGCTGGCAACCATTCCTTCAAGTGTTGTGGTTCTCACCCCAGAGACCTTTGACTCAATTGTCCTTGATGAAACCAAAGATGTCCTTGTTGAGTTCTATGCCCCATGGTAGGTTACTGGGTTTTGTTAAGAACTTCGCCATTATCTTTTGTGCCATCAATCTGTTATCTTTGCTCAGTGAATCTAATGGATTATGTACTTGTCTTATCTACAGGTGTGGTCACTGCAAGAGTCTTGCACCGGTTAGTACATGGTTCTCGTTTGAGTTCTTGACACATTCTATTGTGGTTTTACTCTTGTAAGCACCCTTGGCGATCTTCATCATTTCTGATATGTCTAATCATAATCTTTATTGTTTCAGACGTATGAGAAGGTGGCTTCTGTTTTCAAGTTGGATGAAGGAGTTGTTATTGCTAACCTTGACGCTGACAAACACAGGGATTTGGCTGAGAAGTATGTTCTGTGTCTTACATTCACATATGCTTTATCTGCATCTGTTTCCCTATTTGTGTTACCTAGCAGCTAGCACTGGAGCATGATCTTGTTTCCCTTTGAATACTAGTCACTAGTATTTGTTTGCAACAAATAACACCTTATTATTTCTGACTTGTTCTATACGCAATATACTGTACTTATCACACTACATCAGGTATGGAGTTAGTGGATTTCCTACCTTGAAGTTTTTCCCAAAGGGAAACAAAGCTGGTGAAGATTATGATGGCGATAGGGACTTGGTTGACTTTGTCAAGTTCATTAACGAGAAGAGTGGTACCAGCCGTGACACAAAGGGTCAACTAACCTCAGAGGTTGGTTATGTGTGCACAATACTGCATTTGTGAATTCAGGCAAAACACTAACTCTGAATCAATTATTTTATTAGGCTGGCCGTATAGCAAGTCTGGATGTCCTGGCTAAGGAGTTCCTTGGTGCTTCCGGTGACAAGCGAAAGGAAGTCCTCTCCAGTATGGAGGAGGAGGCAGATAAGCTCAGTGGTTCTGCTGCAAGGTAAACTCTTCCCTTAGTTATTGGCCTATCTGCCTTGAGCTATTCATTGATCTCAATTAACGTTATAAGAATGTTATTAGTTAAGTGAGTTGAATTTTCCTTATTGCGTAATAAATCAGGCATGGAAAGGTCTATGTAACCATCGCAAAGAAGATTCTAGAGAAAGGCAACGAGTATACTGAGAAGGAAACCAAGAGGCTTGATCGCATCTTGGAGAAGGTGGGAAACGCCTACCTCGCAAGATGTCTCATGAAACATCCTCTTTTGGGACAACTCACCGTACAGATTTGATTACTCATATCTCTTTTTCCCTGTTGCAGTCCATCAGCCCCTCCAAGGCCGACGAGTTTATCATCAAGAAGAACGTTCTTTCGACTTTCTCATCCTAAGGCATCTGCTAGCTCCATTTTCACGTTTCAGATATAGGCGACAAAAACTGCAGGATTAtaagtgtgataatgagagttaaATGGTGCTAGAACTAATTTTGGGGCTTTCCCTCGAGGATATGTAATACTCGTACGTCTTGCGAATTAGTTCTTTTCCTTGTGCTTCTGGATTTATTCCGTAGCACCATAGTTTATTTTTTGGTTTGACATGGAGGACATTGTGACTACAGAACTGAGTTTTACTATCCAATAACACTGCTCACTTGATGGGGCTTATGCGAACCTGTTCTGGTACGTGCTTTGGGAATACATGATCACGTGCCTGCTTATCCAGTCATTCAAATTTTCAACCGTTTTAAACCATTTGCAAGAACTTTATATAGACGAGCAGCACGTGTCATAAGTTTAGACTTTAACAAATCAATAAACCTATCTTTTCTCAAATGAACTTGCACCAAATCACTGGTTCTAATTTTACTTCCTATCTTTACTAGTTGCATTGTGATACTTTTCATTCATCTTTTCAATTTGCAATTTTGTTGTTTCATGCAACTTAAGAATAAATTCAGAACGTTGTGTAGCATCCAAGTCTAGGGGCGGGCCTAGGATTTAGAGAATGAGTATTAAAAAATTTATTAGAACAATTTTTTTATGGTCTCTATCCTAGTAGCCTTTAAGCATATAAAAAATTGATTCACATAGAAGTAATTTCATAGCATATAAAAATATATAGCATATAATTGAACATACACATTACAAAACTAGTAATTAGTAACTAAATCATAAGTTCATAACTCACGCAACAAAGAATAGATCATAAGATGATATGGTTCAACACTCAACATATTAAAGTATTAAATGTTTGACATAATCAAATAGCTAGTGGCAATATTTAAATATATAGAGAATATTAAATACCATAAGAAACTTTACATATTACAAGATAACCTTCTGATTATTCAAGCTTAAAATTGAATGATAATGTTCTCAGCCTTGACTTGCAAGAAGAATTGAGCAACAACTTTTGCTAAAAAAGCTCTCAAATTAGTAGTAGCACAACTCTTTCTCTTCATTTTTTGATCTACAAATAAATCACTATACACTCAAACTCAATTCAATATCTAGTCTAAAACAAATTATAATATGCTCAAATCAGTGGAGCCAGGACGACGGGAACTTGAATCAGCGTCTGGACCCCGTCGCAACTCCTAGCGTCTGGCGATCTACCGACGAcaacgggctcggcctcggcctcagtagGAAGCTCCCAGCTTCGGCGGATGGCACTCCCGCCCTCGACGTCGGTAGACAGCGACGCTCCCTCCTAGATCCTGGCTCGTTGCTCCCCGTCCCGCAGACCACGCGTGACGCGCTGCCACCACGCCACCATAGAACATATGACACATGAGTCCTAGACTAGCGCCAGGCACCAGCCAAGGTCCCACGAAAGCACTGCGTGCCCGCtagtgggcctaatgggccaTGTGTTCTAGAGGAATGAAGCCTGGGTGGGCTGAAAACGAATTTGGGACCAGAGATAAGTATTTTATGTATTTACGATATTTCAATATATACATACATCTACATGATTTTCTTTGCCAAAATAATGGGTATTCAACTGAATACCCTTGATATAATGTGGGCCCGCCCCTGTCCAAGTCCACAATTCCAGAAGGTGGTAAAGGTAGTAAATCAATTGGAGCACAAGGATTAGACCCATATACTACCATAAATGGACTAAGCTTGGTTGTAAAATGAATGGACcggttataagcaaattcaatatatGGCAACATTCCTCCTACAACCTCAAATTATCTTTCAAAACAACCTgcaacatggtagataaagtgTGATTAACAACTTATGTTTGTCCATTGGTTtgggatgacaagtagtagaaaacaacaaCTTTGTCCCGAATTTGAACCATAAGgttctccaaaaatgactcaaAAACTTAGCATCCTTATCCGAAACAATAGTATTTGGCACATCATGCAAACACACTCAGTGAAGAACAAAttagcaacatgtgaagcattaTCAATTTTATGACAGCGtgtaaaatgtgccatcttagagaaACGTCTGACTACCACAAAACACTATAACTCTCCTctttgttctaggcaatccaaagtccatagaaatatcctcccAAGGTGCACTAGGAAGAGGAAGAGGCAAATAACGACCATTGGGGATTAAGTCGTGACTTAGCTTTGTTGCATGTGGTACAACATGAGATGTAGTGCTTAACATCATGCCACATCCAAGGTTA
This genomic window contains:
- the LOC606413 gene encoding protein disulfide isomerase 6 isoform X1, giving the protein MAISQISRIFLAILLLAAAFAAAPAALADGDDVVALTESTFEKEVGKDRGALVEFYAPWCGHCKKLAPEYERLGASFKKAKSVLIAKVDCDEHKSLCSKYGVSGYPTIQWFPKGSLEPKKYEGQRTAEALAEFLNTEGGTNVKLATIPSSVVVLTPETFDSIVLDETKDVLVEFYAPWCGHCKSLAPTYEKVASVFKLDEGVVIANLDADKHRDLAEKYGVSGFPTLKFFPKGNKAGEDYDGDRDLVDFVKFINEKSGTSRDTKGQLTSEAGRIASLDVLAKEFLGASGDKRKEVLSSMEEEADKLSGSAARHGKVYVTIAKKILEKGNEYTEKETKRLDRILEKSISPSKADEFIIKKNVLSTFSS